CCCGCCCCTGTTCAAGCCAGGGGCAGGCTCTGCGCGGGAATGGCGGATATTTGCCATGCCAGTGGGAAATGTTTTCGCGCGGCTCTGGATTTTCGGAGTTTTTGCACAGACTGTTTCGCAGGAATGGCGGATGGGGGGCGCGCATATGTATCAGACACATATGGCGGCAGGGGGAAAATTGCCTTATACTTTCGCCAGCAGGGCGGCGGTTGCATATGGACGATGCCCGCCCCCCCCGGATGGGGAGAATAATGAGTAAAAGTCATACCTTGCAGGATCCTTTCCTCAACACTCTGCGCAAAGAGAGAATCCCGGTCTTTATTTACCTCAGCAACGGCGTCAAGTTGCAGGGCCAGATCGAAGGCTTCGATCAGTTCGTGATCTTTCTGCGTAATTCCGTAAGCCAGATGATCTACAAGCACGCGATCTCTACGGTCGTTCCGTCCCGCAATGTGCGTCCCCCCCGGATGCTGGGGAGCGAAGAGCAGGGTGCCGAATAAGACCCTGGCTTCGGGCCTGTAGTTCTGCGCCCTCCCGACACAGTCCCAAACGCCACTGCACAGCCACTCCCGGTGTATGTGCGCCTGCCGGCAGGAGAGTGGGAACGGGACCGCGAGGAATTTCTGTCCCTGATCGCAGGCGCCGGTCTGCAAGGCGCCGGGGCGATCACGGCCTGTCGTTGCGCCCCGGATCCCCGGACC
This genomic interval from Gammaproteobacteria bacterium contains the following:
- the hfq gene encoding RNA chaperone Hfq, which gives rise to MSKSHTLQDPFLNTLRKERIPVFIYLSNGVKLQGQIEGFDQFVIFLRNSVSQMIYKHAISTVVPSRNVRPPRMLGSEEQGAE